A genome region from Dreissena polymorpha isolate Duluth1 chromosome 16, UMN_Dpol_1.0, whole genome shotgun sequence includes the following:
- the LOC127862810 gene encoding uncharacterized protein LOC127862810, whose translation MRNNLLFGDINEPENERPQDVEAKVRSFIIDKLQLAQDLVNSMVIERAHRIGAKDSDQNQNRSRMIVCKFANFKDREPIRKQGHLLKDTNLSIREQFPSEIVERRRKLFPQLKAARDAGKRAWLAYDTLYVDGKPVQKK comes from the coding sequence ATGCGGAATAATCTTTTATTCGGGGACATAAACGAACCTGAAAATGAACGACCACAGGATGTCGAAGCAAAGGTTCGATCGTTTATCATTGACAAGTTGCAGCTTGCTCAAGACCTGGTCAACTCGATGGTCATTGAACGGGCGCATCGAATCGGAGCCAAGGATTCTGATCAGAATCAAAATCGCAGCCGAATGATTGTCTGCAAGTTCGCTAACTTCAAGGACAGGGAACCCATTCGAAAACAGGGCCACCTCTTGAAGGACACGAACCTTTCCATTAGAGAGCAGTTCCCATCTGAGATCGTCGAGCGCAGACGCAAACTGTTTCCCCAGTTAAAAGCCGCGCGTGATGCCGGAAAGAGAGCATGGCTTGCTTACGATACGCTGTATGTCGACGGCAAACCAGTGCAGAAGAAGTAA